Proteins encoded together in one Fimbriiglobus ruber window:
- the tpx gene encoding thiol peroxidase, whose translation MEKRTSEVTFKGGPVTLVGPHVKVGDKAPDFKTLNNGLAAVTLADTPAKARLFSVVPSLDTPVCSLQTKKFEEGVAALGDTVASYTVSLDLPFAQKRFCGTEGIKHMATLSDVHDQSFGKNWGVLIEGLPLGLLARAVFVVDKTGKVTHAEYVKEVTSHPDYDAALAAVKAVA comes from the coding sequence CGAAGTCACCTTCAAAGGCGGCCCCGTCACCCTGGTCGGCCCGCACGTCAAAGTCGGGGACAAGGCGCCGGATTTCAAGACCCTGAACAACGGCCTCGCGGCCGTCACGCTCGCGGACACGCCGGCCAAGGCCCGGCTCTTCAGCGTCGTCCCTTCCCTGGACACGCCCGTCTGCAGCCTCCAGACGAAGAAATTTGAAGAAGGGGTCGCGGCCCTGGGCGACACCGTCGCGTCGTACACGGTGAGCCTGGACCTGCCGTTCGCCCAGAAGCGGTTCTGCGGGACCGAGGGCATCAAGCACATGGCGACCCTGTCGGACGTTCACGACCAATCGTTCGGCAAGAACTGGGGCGTGCTGATCGAGGGACTGCCTCTGGGCTTGCTCGCCCGGGCCGTGTTCGTCGTGGACAAGACCGGCAAAGTGACCCACGCCGAGTACGTTAAGGAAGTGACCTCCCACCCGGACTACGACGCCGCGCTGGCGGCCGTGAAGGCGGTCGCGTAA